One uncultured Gellertiella sp. genomic window carries:
- a CDS encoding ATP-binding protein, translating into MDAVRNPFAPGAGSQPPELAGRETILEDARIAIERSIRGRPAQSQILLGLRGVGKTVLLNRIQEIAEANGHLASIIEAPEGSPLPGLLYPRIHQLLRKLDRLQQARALTHGAMRALRSFASAFKLDVGDFSLSVDPEAGTADSGNIEYDLAELFVRVGEAARSAGKAWTLLIDEIQYLDPGDYAALIVAMHRISQKRLPVLFFGAGLPQVAALSGDAKSYAERLFTFPSVGALDPASAELAIRNPIEEEGEDITEAALKAIVAKTHGYPYFLQEWGYQAWNAADHGPIDLKDVEHSSTSALRRLDDGFFRVRFDRLTPREREYVCAMASLGDGPYKSGDVAEVMKEPINRMGPMRSNIIRKGMIYSPAYGDVDFTVPLFGDYLRRNRMNAQAPRS; encoded by the coding sequence ATGGACGCCGTCAGAAATCCCTTTGCGCCGGGCGCCGGGTCGCAGCCACCGGAACTGGCCGGCCGCGAGACGATTCTCGAGGATGCGAGGATTGCCATCGAGCGGTCCATTCGCGGCAGGCCCGCCCAGTCGCAGATCCTGCTCGGGCTCAGGGGCGTCGGCAAGACCGTGCTTTTGAACCGGATCCAGGAGATCGCGGAAGCAAACGGCCATCTCGCCTCGATCATCGAGGCACCGGAGGGAAGCCCGCTTCCGGGCCTGCTTTATCCGCGCATTCACCAGCTGTTGCGCAAGCTGGACAGGCTCCAGCAGGCAAGGGCGCTTACCCATGGCGCGATGCGGGCGCTGCGGAGCTTCGCCTCCGCCTTCAAGCTGGACGTCGGGGATTTCTCGCTGTCGGTCGATCCGGAAGCGGGCACGGCGGACAGCGGCAATATCGAATATGATCTTGCCGAGCTGTTCGTCAGGGTGGGCGAGGCGGCCCGGTCTGCGGGCAAGGCCTGGACCCTGCTGATCGACGAGATCCAGTATCTCGACCCCGGCGACTACGCGGCGCTGATCGTCGCCATGCACCGCATCAGCCAGAAGCGGTTGCCGGTCCTGTTCTTCGGTGCCGGTCTCCCGCAGGTGGCGGCCCTGTCGGGGGATGCCAAATCCTATGCCGAACGGCTGTTCACCTTTCCGTCCGTAGGGGCGCTCGACCCGGCATCGGCGGAGCTTGCCATCCGCAATCCGATTGAGGAGGAAGGCGAAGACATCACCGAGGCGGCGCTGAAGGCCATTGTCGCCAAGACCCATGGCTATCCCTATTTCCTGCAGGAATGGGGGTATCAGGCCTGGAATGCTGCCGATCACGGCCCTATCGATCTGAAGGATGTCGAGCACTCCTCGACCTCCGCCCTGCGCCGCCTGGACGACGGGTTTTTCCGGGTGCGGTTTGACCGGCTGACCCCGCGCGAGCGCGAATATGTCTGCGCCATGGCAAGCCTCGGCGACGGACCCTACAAGTCGGGCGATGTTGCCGAGGTGATGAAGGAACCCATCAACAGGATGGGGCCGATGCGGTCCAACATCATCCGGAAGGGCATGATCTACAGCCCCGCCTATGGAGACGTGGATTTCACCGTGCCGCTGTTCGGCGACTATCTCCGGCGCAACCGGATGAACGCGCAGGCCCCGCGTTCCTGA
- a CDS encoding Panacea domain-containing protein, giving the protein MAAQLDSVAKYIAEEANWGLSNLELQKLMYLAQMIHMGRYDGRPLFDGSFQAWDFGPVEPSLYHRAKVFGARPVKDIFISAKTFKPNDYRRTVMDDVCKRFLKFTAGELVEITHWDGGAWAKHYVPGFKGIRIPDSDIKAEYDRRQQ; this is encoded by the coding sequence ATGGCTGCACAACTGGATTCTGTTGCCAAATACATTGCTGAAGAAGCCAACTGGGGATTAAGCAACCTCGAGCTTCAAAAGCTCATGTATCTTGCCCAAATGATTCACATGGGAAGGTACGATGGAAGGCCCCTGTTTGACGGGTCTTTTCAGGCTTGGGATTTTGGCCCCGTAGAGCCAAGTCTTTACCACAGGGCCAAGGTGTTCGGTGCCCGTCCTGTCAAGGACATTTTCATCAGTGCCAAGACCTTCAAGCCCAATGACTACCGGCGAACGGTCATGGACGATGTATGCAAAAGATTCTTGAAGTTCACGGCAGGTGAACTTGTTGAAATTACACATTGGGACGGTGGCGCGTGGGCAAAGCACTATGTTCCTGGTTTTAAAGGGATTCGCATACCGGATTCAGATATAAAGGCTGAGTATGATCGACGCCAGCAATGA
- a CDS encoding site-specific DNA-methyltransferase, with protein sequence MASVLPISGLRQSHDPEAWLNSIIKGDCVAALEALPDQSVDAIFADPPYNLQLGGNLHRPDQSLVDAVDDEWDQFASFEVYDAFTRAWLLACRRVLKPSGSLWVIGSYHNIFRVGAMMQDLNFWILNDIIWRKTNPMPNFKGRRFQNAHETMIWASRDPKAKSYTFNYDAMKASNDDVQMRSDWLFPICSGGERLKGEDGKKVHPTQKPEALLARVIMASTRPGDIILDPFFGTGTTGAVAKRLGRNFVGIEREQDYIDAASARIAAVEPLGKAELTVMTGKKAEARVAFNVLVESGLVKPGQVLTDVRRRYSAIIRADGTVASGGDAGSIHRLGAKVQGFDACNGWTFWHYEDNGVLKPIDELRSVVRAGLGKIAD encoded by the coding sequence ATGGCGTCTGTTCTTCCGATTTCCGGCCTCCGTCAAAGCCATGATCCTGAAGCCTGGCTGAACAGCATCATCAAGGGGGACTGCGTGGCGGCGCTTGAGGCGCTGCCGGACCAGTCGGTCGATGCGATCTTTGCCGATCCGCCCTATAATCTCCAGCTTGGTGGCAATCTGCACCGGCCCGACCAGTCGCTGGTCGATGCGGTCGATGACGAATGGGACCAGTTTGCCTCTTTCGAGGTCTATGATGCCTTTACCCGTGCCTGGCTGCTGGCCTGCCGCCGGGTGCTGAAGCCGAGCGGCTCGCTCTGGGTGATCGGCTCCTACCACAATATCTTCCGCGTCGGCGCGATGATGCAGGACCTGAATTTCTGGATCCTCAACGACATCATCTGGCGCAAGACCAATCCGATGCCGAATTTCAAGGGCCGCCGCTTCCAGAACGCCCATGAGACGATGATCTGGGCAAGCCGCGATCCGAAGGCCAAGAGCTACACCTTCAACTACGATGCGATGAAGGCCTCCAACGACGACGTGCAGATGCGCTCCGACTGGCTGTTCCCGATCTGCTCCGGTGGCGAAAGGCTGAAGGGCGAGGACGGCAAGAAGGTGCATCCGACCCAGAAGCCGGAAGCGCTGCTCGCCCGCGTCATCATGGCCTCGACCAGGCCCGGTGACATCATTCTCGATCCGTTCTTCGGCACCGGCACGACAGGGGCCGTCGCCAAGCGGCTCGGGCGCAATTTCGTCGGCATCGAGCGCGAGCAGGACTATATCGATGCGGCCTCTGCCCGCATCGCCGCCGTCGAGCCGCTCGGCAAGGCGGAACTGACGGTGATGACCGGCAAGAAGGCCGAAGCCCGCGTTGCCTTCAACGTGCTGGTCGAAAGCGGGCTGGTGAAGCCCGGCCAGGTGCTGACCGATGTCCGCCGCCGCTACAGCGCCATCATCCGCGCTGATGGCACGGTGGCCTCGGGCGGCGACGCCGGCTCGATCCACCGGCTCGGCGCCAAGGTGCAGGGCTTTGACGCCTGCAACGGCTGGACCTTCTGGCATTACGAGGACAATGGCGTGCTGAAGCCGATCGACGAACTGCGCAGCGTCGTGCGCGCCGGTCTCGGCAAGATCGCCGACTGA
- a CDS encoding glycosyltransferase family 25 protein → MLPVYAINLDRSVKRWENLSASAAAAGMELTRIAAVDGKAIPADQRRNVSEKTFRNLSGRGMRPGEYGCYQSHLAALRQLLNDNVPAGIIVEDDIRFPPDFMARAQAVLAACPQAEVIKLVNHRVRGFRAFGRSQLGDRVGRCLHGPQGSAACYLVSASGARKLLEAMGEMILPFDVDLERGWKTGAATFTVERDLAALDRTDGSEIGTRADYRKSRSTTVKRIPTHLFRIFDYVSRMLYSIYYK, encoded by the coding sequence ATGCTCCCTGTCTACGCCATCAATCTCGACCGTTCCGTCAAACGCTGGGAAAATCTTTCCGCGAGCGCTGCGGCGGCGGGCATGGAACTGACGCGGATTGCGGCGGTGGATGGCAAGGCCATCCCGGCGGATCAACGGCGGAACGTCTCGGAAAAGACATTCCGAAACCTGTCGGGCCGCGGCATGCGACCGGGCGAATATGGCTGTTACCAGAGTCATCTGGCCGCCCTTCGCCAGCTGTTGAACGACAATGTTCCGGCCGGGATCATCGTCGAGGACGATATCCGCTTTCCCCCTGACTTCATGGCCCGGGCGCAAGCGGTGTTGGCCGCCTGTCCACAGGCGGAGGTCATCAAGCTCGTCAATCACCGGGTGCGTGGCTTCCGGGCTTTTGGCCGCAGCCAGCTCGGTGACCGGGTGGGGCGCTGCCTGCATGGGCCGCAGGGATCGGCGGCCTGCTATCTGGTGTCCGCTTCCGGTGCGCGGAAATTGCTGGAGGCGATGGGCGAAATGATCCTGCCTTTTGATGTCGATCTCGAGCGGGGCTGGAAGACGGGGGCTGCAACCTTTACCGTCGAACGGGACCTGGCCGCGCTGGACCGTACCGATGGCAGCGAGATTGGCACCCGTGCCGACTATAGAAAAAGCCGGTCCACAACGGTAAAGAGAATTCCGACACATTTATTTCGTATTTTCGATTATGTATCGCGTATGTTGTACTCAATATATTACAAGTGA
- a CDS encoding GntR family transcriptional regulator has protein sequence MIRASDDMTAEKTGQTLADRISRTLADRIIRGELLPGTRLRQDHVAEEFGASHVPVREAFRRLEAQGLAISEPRRGVRVAAFDLREVREVAEMRAALEVLALKHAAPHLTASILDAAEEATREGDEAGDVREWEAANRRFHLTILSTCGMPRLIASIDDLHSVSARFLFSAWRSGWEARTDHDHRTILTALRRGEINEALAVLARHVQWIGKTPIRTASGTTREAFAIVG, from the coding sequence ATGATCAGGGCAAGCGACGACATGACTGCGGAAAAGACCGGCCAGACGCTTGCCGACCGGATCAGCCGGACGCTGGCCGACCGCATCATCAGGGGCGAGCTTTTGCCGGGCACGCGGCTGCGGCAGGATCATGTCGCCGAGGAATTCGGCGCGAGCCATGTGCCGGTGCGCGAGGCCTTCCGGCGGCTGGAGGCGCAGGGTCTGGCCATCAGCGAGCCGCGCCGTGGGGTGCGGGTCGCAGCCTTCGATCTGCGGGAGGTGCGCGAGGTCGCCGAAATGCGCGCCGCGCTCGAAGTTCTCGCGCTGAAGCACGCAGCCCCCCACCTGACGGCCTCGATCCTTGACGCTGCGGAAGAGGCAACCCGCGAGGGGGATGAGGCGGGCGATGTCCGGGAATGGGAAGCGGCCAACCGCCGCTTTCACCTGACGATCCTGTCGACCTGCGGCATGCCGCGGCTGATCGCCTCCATCGACGATCTCCACTCCGTCTCCGCCCGCTTCCTGTTTTCCGCCTGGCGCTCCGGCTGGGAAGCCCGCACCGACCACGACCACCGCACCATCCTGACGGCGCTGCGCCGTGGCGAGATCAACGAAGCCCTTGCCGTACTTGCCCGCCACGTCCAGTGGATCGGCAAAACCCCCATCCGCACCGCCTCCGGCACCACCCGCGAAGCCTTCGCGATTGTCGGCTAG
- a CDS encoding DUF721 domain-containing protein: MRQPRDDRPDRKPFVRRGVFQVSEIANPLLDKVLAKKAGINTALLGSWDEIAGEDFAESTRPEKITWPRRDYAGPDGGYEPGVLTIACEGARALFLTHVQGELISRINGFFGFPAIRQIRIVQKPVSSGPPRSRKPVPLTGAAAARLDAMIDGVEEGKLRQALTRLGTAMLSPQRRSR, encoded by the coding sequence ATGCGCCAGCCGAGGGATGACCGACCCGACAGAAAGCCCTTCGTGCGCCGCGGGGTGTTTCAGGTCAGCGAAATTGCCAATCCCCTGCTCGACAAGGTGCTGGCGAAAAAGGCCGGGATCAACACGGCGCTGCTCGGCTCCTGGGACGAGATTGCGGGCGAGGATTTTGCCGAATCGACGCGGCCCGAAAAGATCACCTGGCCGAGGCGCGATTACGCAGGCCCCGATGGCGGCTATGAACCGGGCGTGCTGACCATTGCCTGCGAGGGCGCGCGCGCCCTGTTCCTCACCCATGTCCAGGGCGAACTGATCAGCCGGATCAACGGCTTTTTCGGCTTTCCCGCCATCCGCCAGATCCGCATCGTGCAAAAGCCCGTATCCTCCGGCCCGCCGCGCAGCCGCAAGCCCGTGCCGCTGACCGGGGCGGCAGCCGCGCGGCTTGACGCCATGATCGATGGCGTCGAGGAGGGCAAGCTGCGCCAGGCGCTGACCCGGCTCGGCACCGCCATGCTGTCGCCGCAGCGGAGATCCCGCTGA
- a CDS encoding O-antigen ligase family protein: protein MKFDDRPSLVSAGAGFVLWLLMLSATLVETDAYRYAAILVSFYGLYAFWQIQPRPASSLAGWLCLGWSVYVLARFADSYFGTANHEHGSSEWLYAFPMFFPGIGIGLVRMRFHIEKMLTAFFLLALGFLLATAHWFQIVAGQTVSPLIHNNQIHGSVASGMIMIGALYWYYHYAERGFRNSVHGRIALVAAPIIVVLCLIAIFGAKSKGVWLALAVTLPVAALVLLFSQRRLAGWLAVGAMLVLVGGLGVALRADLWAHAGPTIEATLDFFRDYRSGDQVATYLQARIASGTVPISMNERLEIWYNALQLFRQAPIFGHGNMWIELWDHTRYAQVGYTLMHNGYLEIVIRHGLFGLSVCALMLVLFLRMVGEARRAGIISGPAGQAYWMLLLFFMLTLLSNSNNRLSIGESFAMLSGGFAFYCQAMMRYRALAAPKTPAGTRDAPAEG from the coding sequence ATGAAATTTGATGACAGGCCCTCCCTGGTTTCGGCAGGTGCCGGTTTCGTGCTCTGGCTGTTGATGCTGAGCGCGACGCTGGTGGAAACCGATGCCTACAGATATGCGGCCATTCTCGTGTCGTTTTACGGTCTGTATGCCTTCTGGCAGATACAGCCGCGTCCGGCCAGTTCCCTTGCCGGCTGGCTGTGCCTCGGCTGGTCGGTCTATGTTCTTGCGCGGTTTGCCGACAGCTATTTCGGCACCGCCAATCACGAGCACGGTTCGTCGGAATGGCTCTATGCCTTCCCGATGTTCTTTCCAGGCATCGGCATCGGCCTTGTCCGCATGCGTTTTCACATCGAGAAAATGCTGACGGCGTTTTTTCTGCTGGCGCTCGGCTTTCTGCTCGCCACCGCCCACTGGTTCCAGATCGTTGCCGGACAGACCGTCAGTCCCCTGATCCACAACAACCAGATCCACGGCTCGGTCGCCTCCGGCATGATCATGATCGGGGCGCTGTACTGGTATTATCACTATGCCGAGCGCGGCTTTCGCAATTCGGTCCATGGCCGCATCGCGCTGGTGGCGGCACCCATAATCGTTGTGCTCTGCCTGATCGCGATCTTCGGCGCGAAATCCAAGGGCGTCTGGCTGGCACTGGCCGTCACGCTGCCGGTGGCGGCGCTGGTGTTGCTGTTCAGCCAGCGCCGACTGGCGGGCTGGCTGGCGGTAGGCGCAATGCTGGTGCTTGTCGGCGGCCTCGGGGTAGCGCTGCGCGCCGATCTCTGGGCCCATGCCGGGCCGACCATCGAGGCGACGCTGGATTTTTTCCGCGACTATCGCTCCGGCGACCAGGTTGCCACCTATCTCCAGGCCCGCATTGCCTCCGGAACGGTGCCGATCTCGATGAACGAGCGGCTGGAAATCTGGTACAATGCCCTGCAACTGTTCCGGCAGGCACCGATCTTCGGCCATGGCAACATGTGGATCGAGCTGTGGGACCATACCCGCTATGCCCAAGTCGGCTATACCCTGATGCATAATGGCTATCTCGAGATCGTCATTCGCCACGGGCTGTTCGGCCTTTCTGTCTGCGCGCTGATGCTGGTCCTGTTCCTGCGCATGGTGGGAGAGGCCCGCCGTGCCGGCATCATCAGCGGGCCTGCAGGTCAGGCTTACTGGATGCTTCTGTTATTCTTCATGCTGACCCTGCTCAGCAATTCCAACAACCGGTTGTCGATTGGCGAGTCCTTTGCGATGCTGTCGGGTGGCTTTGCCTTCTATTGTCAGGCTATGATGCGCTACCGGGCCCTCGCGGCTCCGAAAACACCAGCCGGGACACGCGATGCGCCAGCCGAGGGATGA
- a CDS encoding DsbA family protein, translating into MPTIDTHLTKRRLLAGFGLAASAAALSACGKSEEKKAEATPATPAQPAKAPDPATTASTAAPVEIPKPDGDVDMEKVLQPGALPEMSLGKADAKVTIVEYMSMTCPHCAHFHNETFEKIKEKYVDTGKVRFIIREFPFDPRAAAAFMLARCAPNGAYFPMVAMLFKQQSVWAAADDGKAALLQMSKLAGFTQESFEKCLTDQKLLNDVNSVRERGSKDFGVNATPTFLINGKRYAGAMSVETMSALIDSLL; encoded by the coding sequence ATGCCGACCATCGACACCCATCTGACCAAGCGTCGCCTGCTCGCCGGCTTCGGCCTTGCCGCCAGTGCGGCAGCCCTTTCGGCCTGCGGCAAGAGCGAGGAGAAGAAGGCCGAGGCGACGCCCGCCACGCCTGCCCAACCTGCCAAGGCCCCCGATCCCGCCACCACCGCCTCGACAGCGGCACCGGTCGAAATCCCGAAGCCGGATGGCGATGTCGACATGGAAAAGGTGCTGCAGCCCGGTGCCCTGCCGGAGATGTCGCTGGGCAAGGCCGACGCGAAGGTCACCATCGTCGAATACATGTCGATGACCTGCCCGCATTGCGCCCATTTCCACAACGAGACCTTCGAGAAGATCAAGGAAAAATACGTCGATACCGGCAAGGTGCGCTTCATCATCCGCGAATTCCCCTTCGACCCGCGCGCCGCCGCCGCCTTCATGCTGGCGCGCTGCGCGCCGAATGGCGCCTATTTTCCGATGGTCGCCATGCTGTTCAAGCAGCAGTCGGTCTGGGCTGCCGCCGATGACGGCAAGGCGGCGCTGCTGCAAATGTCGAAACTTGCCGGTTTTACACAGGAGAGCTTCGAGAAGTGCTTGACGGACCAGAAGCTTCTGAATGATGTGAATTCGGTCAGGGAGCGCGGTTCCAAGGATTTCGGCGTCAACGCCACGCCGACCTTCCTGATCAACGGGAAACGCTACGCGGGAGCCATGTCGGTTGAGACCATGTCTGCCCTTATCGACAGCCTGCTTTGA
- the mutY gene encoding A/G-specific adenine glycosylase encodes MPDRFHVRPFPTEPDAPRTPLAAKLLDWYDRHHRVLPWRTGPADVTSGARTDPYRVWLSEVMLQQTTVQAVKAYFDTFTRTWPTVGDLAAAPVEAVMGAWAGLGYYARARNLKACAEVVARDHGGRFPDTEEGLRTLPGIGPYTAAAIAAIAFDRPATVVDGNVERVVTRLYAIDTPLPGAKPGIHARTSALLPPARPGDFAQAMMDLGATICTPRRPACALCPLNADCRALQEGDPEFYPVKAAKKAKPLRVGAAYVAIRPDGSVFLTRRPARGLLGGMAEVPGTIWTARIDGATDLSAAPFAANWQAAGVISHVFTHFELRLTVWRASGVTQSGDDGWWQCFDTLDQAGLPTVMKKAITAAIPDAFRKQHRSS; translated from the coding sequence ATGCCGGACCGATTCCACGTGCGCCCATTCCCGACCGAGCCCGACGCACCACGGACACCGCTGGCGGCCAAACTCCTCGACTGGTATGACCGCCACCATCGTGTGCTCCCCTGGCGGACCGGCCCCGCCGATGTGACCTCAGGGGCGAGAACCGATCCCTATCGGGTCTGGCTGTCGGAAGTGATGCTGCAGCAGACCACCGTGCAGGCGGTGAAGGCCTATTTCGACACCTTCACGCGGACCTGGCCGACGGTCGGGGACCTGGCGGCGGCACCGGTCGAAGCGGTGATGGGCGCCTGGGCGGGGCTTGGCTACTATGCCCGCGCCCGGAATCTCAAGGCCTGCGCCGAGGTCGTGGCGCGTGATCACGGCGGGCGCTTTCCGGATACGGAAGAGGGCCTGCGCACCCTGCCCGGCATCGGCCCCTATACGGCGGCGGCGATTGCAGCCATTGCCTTCGACCGCCCGGCCACCGTGGTGGATGGCAATGTCGAGCGGGTGGTGACCCGGCTCTACGCCATCGACACGCCGCTGCCGGGTGCCAAGCCCGGAATCCACGCCCGGACAAGCGCCCTTCTCCCGCCCGCCCGGCCCGGCGATTTCGCCCAGGCGATGATGGATCTCGGCGCGACGATCTGCACGCCGCGCCGTCCGGCCTGCGCCCTCTGCCCGCTGAACGCAGACTGCCGCGCATTGCAGGAGGGTGATCCGGAATTCTATCCGGTCAAGGCGGCGAAGAAAGCCAAGCCGCTGCGGGTCGGGGCCGCCTATGTGGCAATCCGTCCCGACGGCAGTGTCTTTCTGACGCGGCGGCCGGCGCGCGGACTGCTCGGCGGCATGGCCGAGGTGCCGGGCACGATATGGACGGCGCGGATCGACGGCGCGACCGATCTGTCCGCCGCCCCCTTTGCCGCGAACTGGCAGGCCGCAGGGGTGATCAGCCATGTCTTTACCCATTTCGAACTGCGCCTGACCGTCTGGCGCGCCAGCGGTGTCACCCAATCAGGGGATGACGGCTGGTGGCAATGTTTCGATACACTGGATCAGGCAGGCTTGCCGACGGTCATGAAAAAGGCGATTACCGCTGCCATTCCCGATGCCTTCCGGAAGCAACACCGATCATCTTGA
- a CDS encoding diacylglycerol kinase family lipid kinase, which translates to MKVGIILNPVSGGGRAVGHGPAVREALAALAETVELCESRHPGHAPVLAEDFAARGFDLVIAFGGDGTIGEVTDGLMRHQPGEGAKRPELGFITAGTGSDFSRNFAPRTSPAEAARALFHAVPKPVDVGHVDHVDADGVRVSRHFINIASFGVSGAIAAAVNRTRAKGTSCGPLVYFLASLKALLTYPFPTVSIRIDDGAAETQKIALVAIANGAWFGGGMKVAPDADVSDGLFDVVIIAATTRLRLLGNLLQVYTGRHRFSPNVRIAAGAKTVGRACDGEGERRRAAGYRRRKPGQGSGPLRDETRRAAAQGLTLQNP; encoded by the coding sequence ATGAAGGTGGGGATCATCCTGAACCCGGTTTCCGGCGGCGGACGGGCTGTCGGGCACGGGCCTGCGGTGCGCGAGGCGCTGGCCGCACTCGCCGAAACGGTCGAGCTTTGCGAAAGCCGCCATCCCGGCCACGCGCCGGTGCTGGCTGAAGATTTTGCCGCCCGCGGCTTCGATCTGGTGATCGCCTTCGGCGGTGATGGCACGATTGGCGAGGTGACCGATGGCCTGATGCGCCATCAGCCGGGCGAGGGGGCGAAGCGCCCGGAACTCGGCTTCATTACGGCAGGCACCGGCTCGGATTTCAGCCGCAATTTCGCGCCCCGTACCAGCCCCGCCGAGGCCGCGCGGGCGCTGTTTCATGCGGTGCCGAAGCCGGTGGATGTCGGTCACGTCGACCATGTCGATGCCGACGGTGTGCGGGTCTCCCGGCACTTCATCAATATCGCCAGTTTCGGCGTTTCCGGTGCGATAGCGGCGGCGGTCAACCGGACGCGGGCAAAGGGCACGTCCTGCGGACCGCTCGTCTATTTCCTCGCCTCGCTGAAGGCGCTGCTGACCTATCCCTTTCCGACCGTCTCGATCCGCATCGACGACGGGGCCGCCGAGACGCAGAAGATCGCGCTGGTGGCGATTGCCAATGGCGCCTGGTTCGGCGGCGGCATGAAGGTGGCCCCGGATGCCGATGTCTCTGACGGGCTGTTCGATGTGGTGATCATTGCCGCCACCACCCGGCTGCGGCTGCTCGGCAATCTTCTGCAGGTCTATACCGGGCGGCACCGCTTCAGCCCGAATGTCCGGATTGCTGCGGGCGCGAAAACTGTCGGTCGAGCCTGTGACGGTGAAGGGGAGCGAAGGCGTGCTGCTGGATATCGACGGCGAAAGCCCGGGCAGGGCTCCGGCCCGCTACGGGATGAAACCCGGCGCGCTGCTGCTCAGGGTCTGACCCTGCAAAATCCCTGA
- a CDS encoding HAD family phosphatase — protein sequence MRAEISHIVFDIGRVLIHYDPNIPFSRLIPDDTERAWFFQNICTHDWNIEQDRGRSWEEAEKLLIALHPERESHIRAFRKHWKEMVPYAYMDTVHAMERLIGEGRDVTMLTNFAVDTFEEAKQIFPFLLKPRGVTVSGIVKLIKPDIRIYDRHARTFCLDPARTLFIDDAPVNITGAQAAGWNAVLFEGPEKLKSDLAAYGLG from the coding sequence ATGCGCGCTGAGATCAGCCATATTGTCTTCGACATCGGCCGGGTATTGATCCATTACGATCCGAACATTCCCTTCAGCCGCCTGATCCCCGACGACACGGAACGGGCCTGGTTTTTCCAGAATATCTGCACCCATGACTGGAACATCGAGCAGGATCGCGGCCGCAGCTGGGAAGAGGCGGAAAAGCTGCTGATCGCGCTGCACCCGGAGCGGGAATCCCATATCCGCGCCTTCCGCAAGCACTGGAAGGAAATGGTGCCCTATGCCTATATGGACACCGTCCATGCGATGGAACGGCTGATCGGCGAGGGTCGCGACGTGACGATGCTCACCAATTTCGCCGTCGACACGTTCGAGGAAGCCAAACAGATCTTCCCCTTCCTGCTGAAGCCGCGCGGCGTCACCGTGTCGGGGATCGTCAAGCTGATCAAGCCCGACATCCGGATCTACGACCGCCACGCCAGGACCTTCTGCCTCGATCCGGCCCGGACGCTGTTCATCGACGATGCGCCGGTCAATATCACCGGGGCGCAGGCGGCGGGCTGGAATGCGGTGCTGTTTGAAGGCCCGGAAAAGCTCAAAAGCGACCTTGCCGCCTATGGGCTTGGCTGA